A single Apostichopus japonicus isolate 1M-3 chromosome 11, ASM3797524v1, whole genome shotgun sequence DNA region contains:
- the LOC139976066 gene encoding ubiA prenyltransferase domain-containing protein 1-like: protein MEGSKEITSMDRPTEVDLTLQISTNVSTDLNGLSMPTACTGISSAIKFQHNYITASVPSSENCGIESPSGSISNVHRTSCIDGQALEICSKEYNTVDVARTYLSALRPWSFSTSLIPLLLGTALGYKEINEVNLFVFFFTAIAILSVHGAGNLVNTYYDFKRGIDSKKSDDRTLVDQKLSPQEVASFGACLYAIGCASVLCICLTSKASVEHIALVFFGGLSGSFLYTGGIGLKYHAFGDIVIILSFGPVAVMFTFICQTGLLKLLPFWYAIPVVLITEAIVHANNSRDAENDMAANVTTVAIMLGPTASYILFCFLLFIPYIIIVVLGVNFSKAFFLPFLTLTVAFKLEKEFRRGNLKLLPYKTAQLNLLFGVTYVMSCLLTSKEYLPGF, encoded by the coding sequence ATGGAAGGCAGTAAAGAAATTACCAGCATGGATAGGCCTACAGAGGTGGACCTAACGTTACAAATAAGTACTAACGTTAGTACCGACTTGAATGGTTTATCAATGCCTACAGCCTGTACAGGTATCAGTAGCGCGATAAAGTTTCAGCATAACTATATAACCGCTAGTGTTCCAAGCTCGGAGAACTGTGGCATAGAGAGTCCATCTGGATCAATTTCTAACGTCCATAGAACTTCATGTATCGACGGTCAAGCTTTGGAAATATGCAGTAAAGAATATAATACTGTAGATGTTGCCAGAACTTATTTAAGTGCCCTGAGACCTTGGTCCTTTAGCACAAGTCTCATTCCATTATTACTTGGTACTGCTTTAGGGTACAAGGAGATTAATGAAGTCAatctttttgtcttctttttcacCGCCATTGCAATTTTGTCGGTGCATGGAGCTGGAAATCTGGTAAATACTTATTACGATTTCAAAAGAGGCATCGATTCCAAGAAAAGTGACGATAGAACGCTGGTTGATCAGAAACTTTCCCCGCAGGAAGTTGCATCGTTCGGTGCATGCCTCTATGCCATAGGTTGTGCATCGGTGTTGTGCATTTGTCTGACGTCCAAAGCCAGTGTTGAACACATAGCCCTTGTCTTCTTTGGTGGCCTTTCGGGCTCATTCCTTTACACGGGAGGCATCGGCTTAAAATACCATGCGTTCGGAGATATTGTGATAATACTTTCGTTTGGACCTGTAGCAGTGATGTTTACATTCATCTGTCAAACGGGACTGTTGAAACTATTACCGTTTTGGTATGCAATTCCAGTGGTGCTTATAACTGAAGCTATTGTGCATGCCAATAACAGCCGAGATGCTGAAAATGATATGGCTGCGAACGTGACGACGGTTGCCATTATGCTCGGACCAACGGCATCCTACATTCTATTCTGTTTCCTGCTAtttataccttacattatcATCGTCGTTCTCGGAGTGAACTTTTCCAAAGCCTtctttttgccatttttgaCGTTGACTGTCGCTTTCAAATTGGAGAAAGAATTCAGAAGAGGTAACCTGAAGTTATTACCATATAAAACAGCGCAGCTGAATCTACTGTTTGGAGTGACGTACGTCATGAGCTGCCTATTGACGAGTAAAGAATATTTACCAGGATTCTGA